In the genome of Streptomyces sp. Q6, the window ACGGCCGGGCCGCGCTCCGGCTCGCCCTGCTGCGCGCCCGCCGCGGCGATCTCGTCGAGGGGCAGAAGTGGGCGTCCCGGGCCGTGGAGCTCGGCCCCGCGGAGGTCGCGGAGCGGGCGGGTCGGCTGCGGGACGCGCTGCGCCAGGAGCTGACCGCGTAGGCGTCGCGCTCACGCCCGCGCGCAGGCCCGGACGGGCCCCGGGAGGTGCCCGTCCGGGTGCTCGGGCGGGCGCTCACGGCCCCGCGGGAACGGATTTGCGCTGGTCGGAGGGGTCCCGTAAGGTTGCGTTCAACGGCGCGGGGTGGAGCAGCTCGGTAGCTCGCTGGGCTCATAACCCAGAGGTCGCAGGTTCAAATCCTGTCCCCGCTACTGAAAGTCCTGAGGCCCGGAGCGTAAAGCTCCGGGCCTCAGGCGTGTTTCCGGACGGGCTCCGGGATGGCGCGCGGTCAGGACGTGTGGCCGACCGCCTCCTCGTACAGTTTCCTGTCCACCGTCCTGGACTCCGGCAGCGGATCGCCCTCCGCGACCCCCGCCGCCTTGTAGGCGGCCTGGAGCCGGTCCGTCGTGCCGCCGCGGATCTCCCAGTCCATGCGCAGTGACGGCGTCGACTCCAGGACGTCCTTGTCCGTCTTGAGCAGAGCGGCCAGCTCCGTCACGAACGCGGGGTCCTTCTTGTAGTCGCCCGGGAAGTACGTGTTCACGGTGCGGATGTACGCGCGCAGGAGGGCGACGCCCGCGTCCGGGTCGTCCTTGAGGAGGTTCGGGCCGAAGAGGAGGCCGCCGAGCGGTTCGCCCTGGGGCTGGCCGCCGAGGAACGCGAAGCGCTGGTCGCCGTCGATCCTGCGCCAGACGGGGTCGAGCAGCCAGGCCGAGTCGACGCCGCCGTTCTGGAGCGCGGTCAGGACGTCGGCCGAGCCGAGCTGCTGGAACCGGATCTTGTCGAGGCCGCCGCCGTGCTTCTTCAGCGCGGTGTTCATGGGGTACGAGATGACGGATCCCTTGCCGATCATCGTGCCCAGCTTCCGCCCCGCCATGGGGACGTGCGACGCGGACTGCCCGTCCTTCAGGCGTACCCACAGGCCGGACCGCGACTTCGGGTCGGGGGAGAAGTTCCCGGCGACCCACTTGATGTCGAAGCCGCCGAGGATGCCGTTCATGACGGCGGCCTCTGGCGCGGCCCACTGGGCGTCGATGTCGCCCTTGGCGAGGAGGGGGAGGGCGTCCGGGGTGGGCAGGACCTTCAAGGTCACATCCAGGCCCTCCTTGGCGAACTCGCCCTTCTTGAGCGCCATTTCGAGCGGA includes:
- a CDS encoding ABC transporter substrate-binding protein, whose protein sequence is MRTRTMGTTLLVTGALLIGATACAKNDAASDAAAAKPRTIKAVAGCGEGSWTDPADLAPDRKPARCASGAPAPVKLGKTRKLTIATGTLSAEYVAPLEMALKKGEFAKEGLDVTLKVLPTPDALPLLAKGDIDAQWAAPEAAVMNGILGGFDIKWVAGNFSPDPKSRSGLWVRLKDGQSASHVPMAGRKLGTMIGKGSVISYPMNTALKKHGGGLDKIRFQQLGSADVLTALQNGGVDSAWLLDPVWRRIDGDQRFAFLGGQPQGEPLGGLLFGPNLLKDDPDAGVALLRAYIRTVNTYFPGDYKKDPAFVTELAALLKTDKDVLESTPSLRMDWEIRGGTTDRLQAAYKAAGVAEGDPLPESRTVDRKLYEEAVGHTS